A window of Garciella nitratireducens DSM 15102 contains these coding sequences:
- a CDS encoding spore germination protein: MRKILKSFQKRTKSNVLKMRTDQIDKSIILKKSLKENIEIIKKTLGNSSDLEIKKFYAGKKKELKLAVIFTDGLVKKELIYDVILNTLMIELKKIDFNSKDFSNRNLIDTLQSSFIPSLEDMQIIKDFKNLYLKILSGDTVLLIDGYASALVTDTKGWEDRGVTESSAESVVRGPKDSFTETLRTNTSLLRRRIKSTDLWIEEMTIGEKTNTSIAIAYMKGIASENVIKEVYTRLNRIDIDAVLESGYIEELIQDDCFTIFPTIYHTERPDSVAANLLEGRIAIFVDGTPFVLIVPALFVQFFQSPEDYYQRADIGSLIRILRYVAFFLSMLTPSLYIALTTFHQQMLPPPFLISIIAQREAIPFPAFMEAIFMEFTFEILREAGVRMPRAIGPTISIVGALVLGEAAVDAGIVSPVMVIVVSITAISSFVFPAYNMAIAIRIIRFVFMILAATFGFFGIALGLLAMTLHLCSLRSFGVSYMSPIMPINFSEQKDTLVRFPLWSFLKRPQSIVKRNRIRQQSPSNARPKKPNNK, translated from the coding sequence ATGAGAAAGATATTAAAATCATTTCAAAAACGAACAAAATCAAATGTTTTAAAAATGCGAACAGATCAAATAGATAAATCAATTATTTTAAAGAAAAGCTTGAAAGAGAATATAGAGATTATAAAAAAAACCTTAGGAAATAGTAGCGATTTAGAAATAAAAAAATTTTATGCCGGAAAGAAAAAAGAGCTTAAGTTGGCAGTGATTTTTACAGATGGATTGGTAAAAAAAGAATTAATTTATGATGTTATTTTAAATACACTGATGATTGAATTAAAAAAAATAGATTTTAATAGTAAGGATTTTTCTAACAGGAATTTAATAGATACTTTGCAAAGCTCTTTTATTCCTAGCTTAGAAGATATGCAGATCATCAAAGATTTTAAAAATCTTTATTTAAAAATTTTATCTGGAGATACGGTATTATTGATTGATGGATATGCGAGTGCTTTGGTTACAGATACAAAGGGTTGGGAAGATAGAGGAGTGACAGAATCTAGTGCTGAAAGTGTTGTAAGGGGACCTAAAGATAGTTTTACAGAAACTCTTCGTACCAATACTTCTTTATTAAGGAGAAGAATTAAAAGTACAGATCTTTGGATAGAAGAAATGACCATTGGAGAGAAAACAAATACAAGTATTGCTATCGCTTACATGAAAGGAATTGCAAGTGAAAATGTAATAAAGGAAGTTTATACAAGACTAAATAGAATTGATATTGATGCAGTGTTAGAAAGTGGTTATATAGAAGAATTGATACAAGATGATTGTTTTACTATCTTTCCTACAATCTATCACACAGAACGTCCTGATTCTGTAGCTGCGAATCTATTAGAAGGAAGAATTGCTATTTTTGTAGATGGAACTCCATTTGTATTGATTGTTCCTGCTTTATTTGTACAATTTTTTCAATCCCCAGAAGATTATTATCAAAGAGCAGATATAGGAAGTTTAATTCGAATACTTAGATATGTAGCTTTTTTTCTTTCTATGTTGACACCATCTTTGTATATCGCACTCACCACTTTTCATCAACAAATGTTACCTCCACCATTTTTAATTAGTATTATAGCGCAAAGGGAAGCAATCCCTTTTCCAGCTTTTATGGAAGCAATATTTATGGAATTTACTTTTGAAATACTGAGAGAAGCAGGAGTAAGAATGCCAAGGGCAATTGGGCCAACAATATCTATTGTAGGAGCTTTAGTGTTAGGAGAAGCTGCAGTTGATGCTGGAATTGTTTCTCCAGTAATGGTAATTGTGGTATCTATTACTGCAATTAGTAGCTTTGTATTTCCTGCTTATAATATGGCAATTGCAATTAGAATTATACGGTTTGTTTTTATGATTTTAGCAGCCACTTTTGGTTTTTTTGGAATCGCACTAGGACTTCTTGCGATGACTTTACATTTATGTAGCCTAAGATCTTTTGGAGTTTCCTATATGTCTCCAATTATGCCTATAAATTTTAGTGAGCAGAAGGATACTTTAGTACGTTTTCCGCTATGGAGTTTTTTAAAACGACCACAGTCTATTGTGAAACGAAATAGAATTCGTCAACAAAGTCCAAGTAATGCAAGGCCTAAAAAACCAAATAATAAATAA
- a CDS encoding GerAB/ArcD/ProY family transporter has protein sequence MNNIKIDLKQIFILIVLFELGSAIVIGLAREAKQDAWFAVLLAMLGGMLLFMVYGHLFKRYPAVTLTNYLQVILGKVLGKIIAFCYCSYFIYIAARVLRDFGELLLSSTLVETPMIIVNFFMILVIAYALYLGIEVLARTGEVCFFIIVGLGLLFVILAFVAKLPKIENLQPFLENGISTIIKKTFITTLTFPFGEMIVFTMILPLVDKPSFVIKVSQKAIMTSGILLILVTMLNISVQGVYIIENATFPLLKTVGKIKIGEVIQRLDGIAIFTLIIGVFFKISIFLYAAITGISDIFTIKNTRKIIFFISIITLILSLIMAKNYSQHMKIGLKRIPIFIHVPFQVIIPFILMGITYLKQRNILRK, from the coding sequence ATGAATAATATTAAGATTGATTTAAAACAAATTTTTATACTTATTGTATTGTTTGAATTAGGAAGTGCAATAGTGATTGGGCTTGCAAGGGAAGCCAAGCAAGATGCATGGTTTGCAGTATTGTTAGCTATGTTAGGAGGAATGCTTTTATTCATGGTTTATGGACATTTATTTAAAAGATATCCAGCTGTTACATTAACCAATTATCTTCAAGTAATTCTTGGAAAAGTGTTAGGAAAAATAATAGCTTTTTGTTATTGTAGTTATTTTATTTATATTGCAGCAAGAGTTTTAAGAGATTTTGGAGAACTCCTTTTATCATCTACATTAGTTGAAACCCCTATGATAATTGTAAATTTTTTTATGATCTTGGTGATCGCTTATGCTTTATATTTGGGAATAGAAGTATTAGCAAGAACAGGGGAAGTATGTTTCTTTATTATAGTGGGTTTAGGATTATTATTTGTGATATTGGCTTTTGTAGCTAAATTGCCTAAAATAGAAAATTTACAACCATTTTTAGAAAATGGAATTAGTACGATAATAAAAAAAACCTTTATAACAACTTTGACATTTCCTTTTGGAGAGATGATTGTTTTTACTATGATTTTACCACTTGTAGATAAACCATCTTTTGTAATTAAAGTGTCACAAAAAGCGATTATGACAAGTGGAATTTTATTAATTTTAGTAACAATGCTTAATATATCTGTACAAGGGGTGTATATCATAGAAAATGCTACTTTTCCTCTTTTGAAAACAGTTGGAAAAATCAAAATAGGAGAAGTAATACAACGATTAGATGGAATCGCTATATTTACGCTAATTATAGGAGTTTTTTTTAAGATTAGTATCTTTTTATATGCTGCAATAACAGGAATTTCTGATATATTTACTATCAAAAATACAAGAAAAATTATATTTTTTATATCCATAATTACTTTGATTTTATCTCTTATTATGGCTAAAAATTATAGTCAACATATGAAAATAGGATTAAAAAGAATTCCTATTTTCATTCATGTTCCCTTTCAAGTAATTATTCCATTCATATTAATGGGAATTACATATCTAAAGCAAAGAAATATTCTTAGGAAATGA
- a CDS encoding Ger(x)C family spore germination protein, translating into MRKKMSLLIIIIFFINFLGGCWSNTELTQMSVASAIGVDKKGEEYIVTAQLINPDEIAGAMSGTQLSVYTYRTTGKTVFEALRKLTLEVPRKIYLGHIRLLLLGEELAREDGIAETLDFFSRDHQVRSDFYILIAKNSMATEVLNILTPIEKIPADKLYNSLDTAEKEWGGVHGIYLDELISQLVSEGKEAALTGIFIKGDLKTGDNIENLRQSAISANVQLDSMAVFQGDRLIGWLNETENKGYNAVIGNIKSSILVLPFKEDDDLTIEIIKTKSNIKAKEKEGKPKIEIRFKLEGNIEEITSAVDLENPELFTQIEKRAEEEYTKLINASIKKAQKEFHSDIFGFGEVIHRENPQLWNSIKKNWKTNFENLEIEVYVDASIKRAGTMKRSFIGEIK; encoded by the coding sequence ATGAGAAAAAAAATGAGTTTATTGATCATTATAATTTTTTTTATCAATTTTTTAGGAGGTTGTTGGAGCAATACAGAACTTACACAGATGTCTGTTGCTTCTGCAATTGGAGTGGATAAAAAAGGAGAGGAATATATCGTTACTGCACAGCTTATCAACCCAGATGAGATTGCGGGTGCAATGTCAGGGACACAATTATCTGTCTATACTTATAGAACAACTGGAAAAACTGTGTTTGAAGCTTTAAGAAAGTTAACATTAGAGGTACCTAGAAAGATCTATTTAGGGCATATAAGATTATTATTATTGGGAGAGGAATTAGCCAGGGAAGATGGAATAGCAGAAACATTGGATTTTTTCTCCAGAGATCATCAAGTTCGTTCAGATTTTTATATTCTAATTGCTAAAAATTCTATGGCAACGGAGGTATTGAATATTTTAACACCTATTGAAAAAATTCCTGCAGATAAACTTTATAATAGTTTGGATACGGCTGAAAAGGAATGGGGAGGAGTGCATGGAATTTATTTGGATGAATTAATTTCTCAATTGGTAAGTGAAGGAAAGGAGGCTGCTCTTACAGGAATATTTATAAAAGGAGATCTCAAAACAGGAGACAATATAGAAAATTTAAGACAATCAGCAATATCAGCAAATGTGCAATTAGATTCTATGGCGGTTTTTCAGGGAGATCGATTGATAGGATGGTTAAATGAAACAGAAAATAAAGGATATAATGCTGTTATAGGTAATATAAAAAGCAGTATTTTAGTATTGCCGTTTAAAGAAGATGATGATTTGACCATTGAGATCATTAAAACTAAGTCTAATATAAAAGCAAAAGAAAAAGAAGGAAAACCAAAAATAGAGATAAGATTTAAATTAGAAGGAAATATAGAAGAGATTACAAGTGCTGTAGATTTGGAAAATCCAGAATTATTTACACAAATAGAAAAAAGAGCAGAAGAGGAATATACAAAACTTATAAATGCTTCTATTAAAAAAGCTCAAAAAGAGTTTCATAGTGATATTTTTGGCTTTGGAGAGGTGATACATAGAGAAAATCCTCAATTATGGAATAGTATTAAAAAGAACTGGAAGACTAATTTTGAAAATTTAGAAATAGAAGTTTATGTGGATGCGAGTATTAAGAGAGCAGGAACTATGAAGCGTTCCTTTATAGGAGAGATTAAATAG
- a CDS encoding AAA family ATPase has translation MNFFNINKEKQLKRKAPLATRMRPKKIEEFMGQDHIIGKNKLLYRAIKADHLSSLIFYGPPGTGKTTLAKIIAYTTKAHFEQLNAVTSGVVDIRKIIKEAEQRMGMYNKKTILFIDEIHRFNKNQQDALLPSVEEGIIILIGATTENPYFEVNPPLVSRSRIFELKRLKQEDIEKILLRALRDKEKGLGMLNIEINQNAIKHIASTANGDARTALNALELAALTTPPRKEDQKILIDIEVAQECIQKRALVYEKNGDNHYDTVSAFIKSIRGSDPDAALYWLAKMIYAGEDPKFIARRLIILASEDIGNADPQALIFAVSAAKAVDFVGFPEARIILAQAVTYLAVAPKSNAAYLAIDKALKDIETKKTGTVPFHLRDTHYKGAAKLGHGKGYQYPHDFEESYVKQQYLPNELQDVVYYHPTNHGYEKIIREKLNTLKKNQ, from the coding sequence ATTAATTTTTTTAATATTAATAAAGAAAAACAATTGAAAAGAAAAGCTCCTCTTGCTACCCGAATGAGACCAAAAAAAATAGAAGAATTTATGGGACAAGATCATATTATAGGAAAGAATAAATTATTATATCGAGCAATTAAAGCAGATCATCTTTCTTCTCTTATATTTTATGGTCCACCAGGAACGGGGAAAACTACGCTTGCTAAAATAATTGCTTATACCACCAAAGCACATTTTGAACAATTAAATGCTGTAACTTCTGGAGTAGTAGATATTCGAAAAATAATCAAAGAAGCTGAACAAAGAATGGGAATGTACAATAAAAAAACTATCTTATTTATTGATGAAATTCATAGATTTAACAAAAATCAACAGGATGCTCTTTTACCTTCTGTAGAGGAAGGAATTATAATATTAATTGGTGCCACAACAGAAAATCCATATTTTGAAGTAAATCCTCCATTGGTATCTCGATCTAGAATTTTTGAATTAAAGAGATTAAAACAAGAGGATATAGAAAAAATATTGTTGAGAGCTTTAAGAGATAAAGAAAAGGGATTAGGAATGTTAAATATCGAGATCAATCAAAATGCAATAAAACATATTGCTTCTACTGCAAATGGGGATGCAAGAACCGCTCTAAATGCACTCGAGTTGGCGGCATTAACCACTCCTCCAAGAAAAGAAGATCAAAAGATTCTAATTGATATAGAAGTGGCTCAGGAATGTATCCAAAAAAGAGCTTTGGTTTATGAAAAAAATGGAGATAATCATTATGATACCGTTTCAGCTTTTATAAAGAGTATCAGAGGTTCTGATCCAGATGCAGCTCTTTATTGGTTGGCAAAGATGATTTATGCAGGAGAGGATCCCAAATTTATTGCAAGAAGATTAATTATTTTAGCTTCAGAAGATATTGGCAATGCAGATCCACAAGCTTTAATTTTTGCAGTATCTGCAGCAAAGGCAGTAGATTTTGTAGGTTTTCCAGAAGCGAGAATTATTTTAGCACAAGCAGTTACTTATTTAGCTGTAGCGCCTAAGAGTAATGCTGCATATTTAGCAATTGATAAGGCATTAAAAGATATAGAAACTAAAAAAACGGGAACAGTGCCGTTCCATTTAAGAGATACTCATTATAAAGGAGCTGCTAAATTAGGACATGGAAAGGGATATCAATATCCTCATGATTTTGAAGAATCTTATGTGAAGCAACAATACCTCCCTAATGAATTACAGGATGTAGTGTATTATCATCCAACAAATCATGGATATGAAAAAATAATTAGAGAAAAGCTCAATACCTTAAAAAAAAATCAATAG
- the glyA gene encoding serine hydroxymethyltransferase, whose amino-acid sequence MEFKKVEKVDVEVASAMKKELQRQQNNIELIASENFVSEAVMEAMGSPLTNKYAEGYPKKRYYGGCQYVDIVEDLARERVKKLFGAEHANVQPHSGAQANTAVYFAMLKPGDTVLGMNLSHGGHLTHGSSVNLSGTYFNFISYGVNKETERIDYDTLEKIALENKPKMIVAGASAYSRVIDFETIGQIAKKVNAYFMVDMAHIAGLVAVGLHPSPIPYADFVTSTTHKTLRGPRGGIILCKQEYAKAIDKAIFPGTQGGPLMHIIAAKAVCFKEALDPAFKEYQKQVVANAKTLAQALEQNGFRLVSGGTDNHLILVDLRGKGITGKEAEKRLDEVNVTVNKNTIPFETEKPFITSGIRIGTPAVTSRGMKEEDMRKIAKVIDLVLTKGESAYDEARDMVEQLCKKYPLY is encoded by the coding sequence ATGGAATTTAAAAAAGTAGAAAAGGTAGATGTAGAAGTTGCTAGTGCTATGAAAAAAGAATTACAACGTCAACAAAATAATATTGAGTTAATTGCTTCTGAAAATTTCGTGTCAGAGGCGGTCATGGAGGCTATGGGAAGTCCCCTTACGAATAAATATGCAGAGGGATATCCTAAAAAAAGATATTATGGAGGATGTCAATATGTAGATATCGTAGAAGACCTTGCTCGAGAGAGAGTAAAAAAACTATTTGGAGCAGAGCATGCAAATGTTCAACCTCATTCTGGGGCCCAAGCTAATACAGCTGTATATTTTGCGATGTTGAAGCCTGGAGATACTGTATTAGGAATGAACTTGTCTCATGGGGGACATTTAACCCATGGAAGTTCTGTCAATCTTTCTGGTACATATTTCAACTTTATTAGTTATGGTGTAAATAAAGAAACTGAGAGGATTGATTATGATACATTAGAAAAGATAGCTTTAGAGAACAAGCCGAAGATGATTGTAGCAGGGGCAAGTGCATATTCAAGAGTAATCGATTTTGAAACAATTGGACAAATTGCAAAAAAAGTAAATGCTTATTTTATGGTAGATATGGCTCATATAGCTGGATTGGTAGCGGTAGGGTTGCATCCTAGTCCTATACCCTATGCTGATTTTGTAACTTCCACTACTCATAAAACGTTGAGAGGACCAAGAGGAGGGATTATTCTTTGTAAACAAGAGTATGCAAAGGCTATTGATAAGGCAATATTCCCTGGTACGCAAGGAGGACCCTTAATGCATATTATAGCAGCAAAGGCTGTATGTTTTAAAGAAGCTTTGGATCCAGCTTTTAAAGAATATCAAAAGCAAGTTGTAGCTAATGCTAAAACTTTAGCACAAGCTTTAGAACAAAATGGATTTCGTTTAGTTTCTGGGGGTACAGATAATCATTTAATATTAGTAGATTTAAGAGGAAAAGGGATTACAGGAAAAGAAGCAGAAAAACGTTTAGATGAAGTCAATGTTACAGTAAATAAAAATACCATTCCTTTTGAAACAGAAAAACCCTTTATAACCAGTGGGATAAGAATTGGAACGCCGGCAGTCACTAGTAGAGGAATGAAAGAAGAAGATATGAGAAAGATTGCAAAAGTAATAGATCTAGTGCTAACAAAAGGAGAGAGTGCTTATGATGAAGCAAGGGATATGGTAGAGCAATTATGTAAAAAATATCCTCTGTATTAA
- a CDS encoding GerAB/ArcD/ProY family transporter gives MNGIKIDLKQFFSLIVLFELGSAVVLGLATAAKQDAWFAILLAMLGGMILFLCYGYFFKKYPTLILTSYIQILLGNKLGKIIAFCYCGYFIYIASLVLRDFGELMVVSLLPETPIAIINLLTVMLVAYGIYLGIEVLARVGELCFSNIIFLVLLLIVLIFISKLPKIENLQPFLEDGIGTIVKKTYLQTLTFPFGEMIVFTMIFPLINKPSSVVKTAQVAILTSGILLSLVMMINQSVQGTYITHSTPFPLLKTVSRIHIGNVIQRLDIIAVIVLIVGIFFNMSIYLYAAVSGLTDIFSIENHKKFIPFVSIITLILSLIIGANFSSYEKISIEITSHYIHIPFQIIIPLILMGIAYFKNHKRSS, from the coding sequence ATGAATGGTATTAAAATTGATTTAAAACAATTTTTTTCATTGATTGTATTATTTGAACTAGGAAGTGCAGTAGTACTTGGTCTTGCAACAGCAGCTAAGCAGGATGCATGGTTTGCTATTTTGTTAGCCATGCTAGGAGGAATGATTTTATTTCTGTGTTATGGATATTTTTTCAAAAAATATCCTACCCTTATATTGACAAGCTATATTCAAATACTTCTTGGAAATAAACTAGGCAAAATAATAGCCTTTTGTTATTGTGGGTATTTTATTTATATTGCTTCCCTTGTTTTAAGAGATTTTGGAGAATTGATGGTGGTTTCTTTATTACCAGAAACTCCTATTGCTATTATAAATTTATTGACGGTTATGTTGGTGGCTTATGGGATATATTTAGGAATAGAAGTATTAGCAAGAGTAGGAGAATTATGTTTTTCTAATATAATTTTTTTAGTTTTGCTACTGATTGTATTGATTTTCATATCGAAATTACCCAAAATAGAAAATTTACAACCATTTTTAGAAGATGGAATCGGTACTATTGTCAAAAAAACCTATTTACAAACTTTAACATTTCCATTTGGAGAAATGATTGTTTTTACTATGATTTTCCCTTTAATAAATAAACCATCTTCTGTAGTCAAGACAGCTCAAGTAGCTATTTTGACAAGTGGAATACTTCTTAGTTTAGTAATGATGATCAATCAATCTGTACAGGGAACTTATATTACACATAGTACACCTTTTCCTCTTTTAAAGACAGTATCTAGAATCCATATTGGAAATGTGATCCAACGTTTAGACATTATTGCTGTTATAGTATTAATTGTAGGTATTTTTTTTAATATGAGTATTTATTTATATGCGGCAGTAAGCGGCCTTACTGATATATTTTCTATTGAAAATCATAAAAAGTTTATTCCTTTTGTATCTATCATTACTTTAATTTTATCTCTTATCATTGGGGCAAATTTTAGTTCATATGAAAAAATTAGTATAGAAATAACGTCTCATTATATTCATATTCCTTTTCAAATAATTATTCCCTTAATTTTAATGGGAATTGCATATTTTAAAAATCATAAGCGATCTTCTTAA
- a CDS encoding acyl-CoA dehydratase activase: protein MEHRKLFMGIDVGSVSTNIIFIDQKETIVEKLYIRTQGQPIKALQEGLKIMKKRLLPEDKVIGVGTTGSGRNLANMIVGADVVKNEITAHGIAGLKEREDVSTILEIGGQDSKIIILRNGIIQDFAMNTVCAAGTGSFLDRQASRLNIPIEEFGKMALKSKNSIRIAGRCAVFAESDMIHKQQMGHNNKDIIKGLCEALVRNYLSNVGKGKEIEPPILFQGGVAANIGIKQAFEEALQQEVIVPKYFDVMGAYGVAILAKENWEKTHKTNFYGFDIVNTALQIKSFDCKDCANQCEVIYFLSNGKIRARWGDRCGKWSNLKKTTENLLA, encoded by the coding sequence ATGGAGCATAGAAAATTATTTATGGGGATAGATGTAGGATCTGTTAGTACTAATATTATCTTCATAGATCAAAAAGAAACAATAGTAGAAAAATTATATATTAGAACACAAGGGCAACCTATAAAGGCATTACAAGAAGGATTAAAAATTATGAAAAAACGGTTGTTACCTGAAGATAAAGTAATTGGAGTGGGAACCACTGGTAGTGGACGAAATCTTGCGAATATGATTGTAGGAGCAGATGTTGTAAAAAATGAAATTACTGCTCATGGAATAGCAGGATTAAAAGAGCGAGAAGATGTATCTACTATTTTAGAGATAGGAGGGCAAGATTCTAAAATTATTATTTTAAGAAATGGGATTATTCAAGATTTTGCAATGAATACAGTATGTGCAGCAGGAACAGGATCTTTTTTGGATCGGCAGGCTTCAAGGTTGAATATTCCAATTGAAGAATTTGGGAAAATGGCTTTAAAATCTAAAAATAGCATAAGAATTGCTGGACGTTGTGCTGTTTTTGCAGAATCAGATATGATTCATAAACAGCAGATGGGTCATAATAATAAGGATATTATAAAAGGTCTTTGTGAGGCTTTGGTTCGTAATTATTTAAGTAATGTAGGAAAGGGAAAAGAAATTGAACCACCTATTCTTTTTCAAGGAGGAGTAGCGGCTAATATAGGAATAAAACAAGCCTTTGAAGAAGCACTACAACAAGAAGTTATTGTTCCCAAATATTTTGACGTTATGGGAGCTTACGGAGTAGCAATTTTAGCAAAAGAAAATTGGGAAAAAACTCATAAAACTAATTTTTATGGGTTTGATATTGTGAATACAGCTTTACAAATAAAAAGTTTTGATTGTAAAGATTGTGCTAATCAATGTGAGGTGATATATTTTTTAAGTAATGGAAAAATACGGGCTAGATGGGGAGATCGTTGTGGAAAATGGAGTAATTTAAAGAAGACAACAGAAAATTTGTTAGCATAA
- a CDS encoding N-6 DNA methylase: MKKEKKKIIYFLENLDKIFIDYNQEEKRYVIMKVVLLKWLIDHQRIQWNIVIQQSLYQKFTFENILSFWSQQRVYFSKEKKQHFSQSIWHTLCEFILKLDIFSKESSEILGEVYEYLNNVQQKKKNGMFYTPFFVIDFMLEEIDDCNVQDKILDPACGCGFFLSRAYDKLMEYYLNYPELLGTDKKIIHQHILEKQLYGIEKDSLAVIITKLILILKQSQYLKTNFHIYHGDALLKNIEGLKKNNFRVVIGNPPYIGHKKIDKKYHIQLKEKYNSVYHDKGDISYCFFQRGIEFLQKRGKLCFFVSRYFLEALYASNLREYLMKNVTINKIIDFYGQRILKGIGIDFLIITLTKQKSKPNHTLEIYRLRDIAINISGEIILKNISKKKKNSDIYFFFLPQSELKKEGWRLLCPMDRKIIKKIEEKCVFQLRDICETKQGIITGKDQAFVLSKEEAKKNKLSCSLLKPWIKGRAIHSFFIEDSDTFLLYSNDIENIELWEQEKNYLWPFKTQLEKRRECIRGVRKWYELQWPRKKEFFESTKIVFPYKASHNRFALDDQENFYSADVYGIRLKQALKESMSYKVLVLLLNSSIYDFYFKSFAKKLGKNLYEYYPNTLMQLWMPKFKDKEREELEKYYKQIIYFLREKKQKEIKNIKNKVNQWLIEYFEFNQEEKSYLLNLF, from the coding sequence ATGAAGAAAGAGAAAAAAAAGATTATATACTTTCTAGAGAACTTAGATAAAATTTTTATAGATTATAATCAAGAAGAAAAAAGATATGTAATAATGAAAGTTGTTTTACTAAAATGGTTGATTGATCATCAAAGAATACAGTGGAATATAGTAATACAGCAGTCCTTATATCAAAAATTTACTTTTGAAAATATTTTATCTTTTTGGAGTCAACAAAGAGTATATTTTTCTAAAGAAAAAAAACAGCATTTTTCTCAATCTATTTGGCATACATTATGTGAATTCATTTTAAAATTAGATATTTTTTCTAAAGAATCTTCTGAAATTTTAGGTGAAGTATATGAGTATTTAAATAATGTGCAGCAGAAAAAGAAAAATGGTATGTTTTATACTCCTTTTTTTGTCATTGATTTTATGTTAGAAGAAATTGATGATTGCAATGTTCAAGATAAAATTTTGGATCCAGCCTGTGGTTGTGGATTTTTTCTTAGTAGAGCTTATGATAAATTAATGGAATATTATTTGAATTACCCTGAATTACTAGGAACGGATAAAAAAATAATTCATCAGCATATTTTAGAAAAACAACTTTATGGAATAGAGAAAGATTCTTTAGCAGTTATTATAACAAAACTTATTTTAATCTTAAAACAATCTCAATATTTAAAAACAAATTTTCATATTTATCACGGAGATGCACTTTTAAAAAATATTGAAGGATTGAAAAAAAATAATTTCCGTGTTGTTATAGGAAATCCTCCTTATATAGGTCATAAAAAAATAGATAAAAAGTATCATATTCAATTAAAAGAAAAATACAATTCAGTATATCATGATAAAGGAGATATCTCTTATTGTTTTTTTCAAAGAGGAATTGAATTCTTACAAAAAAGAGGAAAACTTTGTTTTTTTGTTTCAAGATATTTTTTAGAAGCACTTTATGCGTCAAATTTACGAGAATATCTTATGAAAAATGTTACAATCAATAAAATCATTGATTTTTATGGACAACGAATTTTAAAGGGGATTGGAATAGATTTTTTAATTATTACATTAACTAAACAAAAATCAAAACCAAATCATACTTTAGAAATATATAGATTGAGAGATATCGCTATAAATATTTCTGGTGAGATAATTTTAAAAAATATAAGTAAAAAAAAGAAAAATTCGGATATTTATTTTTTCTTCTTGCCTCAATCAGAGTTAAAAAAAGAGGGTTGGCGATTACTCTGTCCTATGGATAGAAAAATTATTAAAAAAATAGAAGAGAAATGCGTTTTTCAATTAAGGGATATTTGTGAAACTAAGCAGGGAATTATTACAGGAAAGGATCAGGCTTTTGTATTATCTAAGGAAGAAGCTAAAAAAAATAAACTCAGTTGTTCATTATTAAAACCTTGGATAAAGGGAAGAGCCATTCATTCTTTTTTTATAGAAGACAGTGATACTTTTTTATTGTATTCTAATGATATAGAAAATATTGAACTTTGGGAACAAGAAAAGAACTATTTATGGCCTTTTAAAACTCAATTAGAAAAGAGGAGAGAATGTATTCGAGGAGTACGAAAGTGGTATGAGTTGCAATGGCCAAGAAAAAAGGAATTTTTTGAGTCAACAAAAATTGTTTTTCCATATAAAGCAAGCCATAATCGATTTGCTCTAGATGATCAAGAAAATTTCTATAGTGCAGATGTATATGGAATTCGATTAAAACAAGCTTTAAAAGAGAGTATGTCTTATAAAGTTTTAGTTTTACTACTTAATTCTTCTATTTATGATTTTTATTTCAAGAGCTTTGCTAAGAAGTTAGGAAAAAATCTTTATGAATATTATCCTAATACACTTATGCAATTATGGATGCCTAAGTTCAAAGACAAAGAGAGAGAAGAGTTAGAGAAATATTATAAACAAATTATATATTTTTTAAGAGAAAAAAAACAAAAAGAAATTAAAAATATTAAAAATAAAGTAAATCAATGGCTTATAGAATATTTTGAATTTAATCAAGAGGAAAAAAGCTATCTCCTAAATCTGTTTTAA